The sequence GTGGCCGTAGCCGATCGAAAGATCGGCGGGAGCGGGCTTCTCAAGCGAGAGCCGCGACACGGCGAGACGGAGATGGGCCGGAGCGCTGCCCGCCGTCGCCGCCTTTTCCAGCAGCTTCACCCCGCGGTCCTCGTCTTTCTCGGTGCCCTTGCCTTCGAGATAGGCCTGGGCGGTGCGGAGCGTGCAATCCACCTGACCGGCATCATCGCCCTTGCGATAGGTCTCAAGCGCGGCCTTCGGGTCCTTCTTCACGTTTTCCTCGAAATCGCCGAGCGCCAGATAGGCGGAGTATTCCTTGGCCTCGATGGCCTTCTTGATCCACTCGCGGCCTTCCTTCTCGTTGCGATTGGCCTCGGGGCCATTGAGCAGGCGGGAACCGAGCGCCACCATGGCACCGGCGTCGCCGAGACCGGCGGCCTTGCGGTAGGTGTCATTGGCCTTCTTCAGGTCCTTCTTCTCCGGGAACCCGAACTGGCCTTCGTAAAGGCGGGCCAGCAGCATCAGGGACGGCGGATCACCGGCGTCCGCGGCGCGGCCCCACCAGAAGAGGACCTTCTCGTAATCCGGCTCCTTGCTCAGGCGGCCGCGCAGCCAGGCTTCGCCCAGGATGCGGCCGGCCACGGCCGGATCGTCCTTGGCGGCGTTCTCCAGTGCCTCGCGGCCCTGGGTGCGCTCCTTCTCGTCCTCCGAAGCGAGCAGGATGAAGGACATGCGGTAGGTGGCGTCCTTCTGGCCGGTGGCAGCCGCCTTCTTGTAAAACTCCAGCGCCTTCTCCTTCGAGGCATCCGCGCCCTGGCCGGTTTCATGGGCATAACCCATCAGATAGAGGGCATCGCCATTGCCCTGCTCCACCAGCGGCTTCGCCAGCTCCACGGCCTTCGCAAAACGGCCGTCCTTGAAGGCTTCAAGGGCGTCCTTGGCCGGTCCCTCGGCCTTTTTGGTGAGCCCCGCATTGGGTTCGGCAGGCATCGAAACCGCGGCCACCAACGGCAGGGCCGAGGACCAGGAAACAAGCAGGGAGAGGAGAGCGGATTTCAAACGCATGCCGCGACGCTAACGGGAGCCAGCGTCGCGGGCAATAAACAATCGAAGGCAGCTTCCGGGACAGCTCCGGCACTCCCGGGGGCAGGAAGCCACCCCAATCCCCAGGCTTCAAACCTCGTATCGGTCGAGAAAACCCGCCCTCAACATGGCCCAATACAGGAGGACCGGGAGCACGAGAAAAAGCAGCAAGCCAAGATAAGCCGGTAACCACGAACGCCCGACCAACCAGGCCACCGGCGCGAGATAAACGGCGAGAATGCCAATCACCACCGCTGGCTCCAGCCAAACGGGAAAATCGAACCGGTGCTCGTTCAAATACACGGAAATGGAGGCCACCGGTGCGAGCACCGTCACGCTGAACAAGAGCATCAGCAACCCAGCCACGAAGAGGGACACATCGAGCATCGGGGACTGGGGATCGCCCACGAAGACCCATACATTCCTGCCCGCCACCCAGATCGGCGCGAACACGACCGAACACAGGAAGATGGCGAGAATATGGAGCGTCAGTCTTTTCATCCCTTTGCTTGGTCCGGCCTGTGGATATTGATTCGATCCCGACCGGACTCAAGCTTCCCCCGTTTCGGGATTACTTCTTCTTGGCGTTGTTCATCGCCTGGCTGAACCAGTCGTTGCCACCACCACCGCCACCCTGCTGCGGGCGGGAGTCGCGCTGGAAGCGCTGGCCGCCACCACCGCCACCGCGGCGGTTGTCATCGCGGTCGCCCGGAGCGCTGCGGCGGTTTTCCATCTCCGGCTTCGACTTCATCGAAAGCGCGATGCGGTTCCGCTTCAGGTCGACCTCGACGACGGTGACATTGACCTTCTGGCCGACCTTCACCACCTCGCTGGCGTCGCGGACGAACTGGTCCGAAAGCTGGCTGACGTGGACGAGGCCGTCCTGGTGCACGCCGACATCCACGAAGGCCCCGAAGGCGGTCACGTTGGTCACGATGCCCGGCAGCTTCATGCCCGGGGAAAGGTCGGCGGGCTTCTCGACGCCGGCGGCGAACTCGAACAGCTCGAACTTCGCGCGCGGGTCGCGGCCCGGCTTGCCAAGCTCGGCGAGGATGTCGCGCAGGGTTGGCAGGCCGACGTCGCCCTCGACGTATTTCTGGAGGTCGACCTTCTTGTGGAGCGCCTCGTTGCCGATGAGCTCGCCCACCTTGCAGCCGAGATCGGAGGCCATGCGCTCGACGAGCGGATAGCGCTCCGGGTGCACCGCGGAGGAATCCAGCGGATGCCCGCCACCGCGCACGCGGAGGAAGCCGGCGGCCTGTTCGAAGGCCTTGTCACCGAGGCGCGGCACCTTCTTCAGATCAGCGCGGGAGGTGAAGGCGCCGTTCTCGTTGCGGAAAGCGACGATGTTCTCGGCGAGCGAGCTGTTCAGGCCGGAGACGTAGGAGAGCAGTTGCTTGGACGCGGTGTTCAGCTCCACGCCCACGGCGTTCACGGAGCTGATCACGGTGTCATCGAGGCTGGCCTTGAGCGCGCGCTGGTCGACGTCGTGCTGATACTGGCCCACGCCGATCGACTTCGGATCGATCTTCACCAGTTCGGCGAGCGGGTCCATCAGGCGGCGGCCGATGCTGACCGCGCCGCGCACGGTGACATCGTGGTTCGGGAATTCCTCGCGGGCCACTTCGGAAGCGGAGTAGATCGAGGCTCCGCTCTCGTTCACCATCACCACGGCGATGGAGGACGGCAGCTTGAGCTTCTTCACGAAGGCCTCGGTTTCACGGCTGGCGGTGCCGTTGCCGATCGCGATGGCTTCGATATCGAACTTCTTGATGAGGGTCGTGAGTTCCACGGCCGCCTCGTAGAGCTGCGTGTTCGAGCCAGCGGTCGGGTGGATGACCGTGTTGTGGAGGAGCTTGCCGGAGCGGTCGAGGACGACGGTCTTGCAGCCGGTGCGGAAACCGGGGTCGATGGCGAGCAGGCGCTTCTCGCCGAGCGGCGAGGCCAGCAGCAGCTCACGGAGGTTTTCGGCGAACACCTGGATGGCGGTCTCGTCGGCGCGCTTCTTCCCGAGCAGGCGCATTTCCGTCTCCATGGACGGCATGAGCAGGCGCTTGCAGCCGTCCTCGACGGCCATGCGGACCTGGTCCGCGGACTTGCCCGAGCCCTTCACCCAATCCGACATCGCCAGACCGGTCACGCGCTCCAGCGGGACCTCCACGCGCATGAGGAGGAACCCTTCCTTTTCACCACGGCGGATCGCCAGCATGCGGTGGGACGGGATGTTTTTGAATGGCTCGCTCCACTCGAAGTAGTCGCGGAACTTCGCGGCTTCCGCGTCCTCTTCCTTCCCATACATCACCTTCGAGGACACGGTGGACTCCTCCTCATAGCGCTGGCGGGCACGGCCGCGCAGCGCGGCGTCATCGGTCACCCGCTCGGCGATGATGTCGCGGGCACCGGCGAGGGCGTCGTCCGCGGTCGGCACCTCCTTCTCGGCGTCCACGAACTTCGTGGCCTCCTCGGCCGGGTCCGAGTTCTGGTTTTCGAAAATCCAATCGGCCAGCGGTTCGAGGCCGCGCTCCTTCGCCTTGGTGGCACGG comes from Luteolibacter sp. LG18 and encodes:
- a CDS encoding tetratricopeptide repeat protein; the protein is MRLKSALLSLLVSWSSALPLVAAVSMPAEPNAGLTKKAEGPAKDALEAFKDGRFAKAVELAKPLVEQGNGDALYLMGYAHETGQGADASKEKALEFYKKAAATGQKDATYRMSFILLASEDEKERTQGREALENAAKDDPAVAGRILGEAWLRGRLSKEPDYEKVLFWWGRAADAGDPPSLMLLARLYEGQFGFPEKKDLKKANDTYRKAAGLGDAGAMVALGSRLLNGPEANRNEKEGREWIKKAIEAKEYSAYLALGDFEENVKKDPKAALETYRKGDDAGQVDCTLRTAQAYLEGKGTEKDEDRGVKLLEKAATAGSAPAHLRLAVSRLSLEKPAPADLSIGYGHLLSAAAGGLPEAQNELALFYLSQKLGGVADPVAAVAWLTRSAQGGYAPAQNNLATMYERGAGGVQQNMANAGQLYSLAANQGHGPATFALARLFATGTGIKQDLPKAWALATLAAERKQEEGEKLAKELDAKFTPEQKAEAKKALEDIKSDKPAPKAEAPKNGNGAKPAAGKP
- a CDS encoding Tex family protein, translating into MTDAPTEAAAKHLEVIARETGINARSVAATAKLLAEGGTVPFISRYRKEQTGSLDEVQITTIRDRMLQLAELDSRRSAILKSLEERSLLTPELKKKVEAAATMTSLEDVFAPYRPKRQTRATKAKERGLEPLADWIFENQNSDPAEEATKFVDAEKEVPTADDALAGARDIIAERVTDDAALRGRARQRYEEESTVSSKVMYGKEEDAEAAKFRDYFEWSEPFKNIPSHRMLAIRRGEKEGFLLMRVEVPLERVTGLAMSDWVKGSGKSADQVRMAVEDGCKRLLMPSMETEMRLLGKKRADETAIQVFAENLRELLLASPLGEKRLLAIDPGFRTGCKTVVLDRSGKLLHNTVIHPTAGSNTQLYEAAVELTTLIKKFDIEAIAIGNGTASRETEAFVKKLKLPSSIAVVMVNESGASIYSASEVAREEFPNHDVTVRGAVSIGRRLMDPLAELVKIDPKSIGVGQYQHDVDQRALKASLDDTVISSVNAVGVELNTASKQLLSYVSGLNSSLAENIVAFRNENGAFTSRADLKKVPRLGDKAFEQAAGFLRVRGGGHPLDSSAVHPERYPLVERMASDLGCKVGELIGNEALHKKVDLQKYVEGDVGLPTLRDILAELGKPGRDPRAKFELFEFAAGVEKPADLSPGMKLPGIVTNVTAFGAFVDVGVHQDGLVHVSQLSDQFVRDASEVVKVGQKVNVTVVEVDLKRNRIALSMKSKPEMENRRSAPGDRDDNRRGGGGGGQRFQRDSRPQQGGGGGGNDWFSQAMNNAKKK